One Megalops cyprinoides isolate fMegCyp1 chromosome 4, fMegCyp1.pri, whole genome shotgun sequence genomic window carries:
- the LOC118776179 gene encoding protein PRRC2B-like isoform X2 — protein sequence MSDRLGQINKTKDGKGRYSSLSLFDKYRGKTVETQKSAVVTRHGLQSLGKVATARRIPPPAHLPSLKSENKGNDPNVIIVPKDGTGWANKQEQPDQKSSIVSSAPLLELQLQPALQKSVSNLQKPTPLISQESAAVSGPKQWARLNGQPGELDGLKASNRLQPFSHEEFPTLKAAGEQDKAGRDRSGFDPSYGPGPSLRPQNVSSWREGGGRNLQPMGEAEGTSSGQGENGTPAAASTPSVPTPSVPAPSSSSSSPPAVTAAAPPAPDTKDSALRPALPLRRGVAIVPQFLGQPHHATPVYHDMLPAFMCPKEPQGAPSSERGPAVVAPVRFEARPVRQEPPRDTRFAPAAPRPSPRPIRRPGDRAPRPAIINPEDLKDLDDLDHDCEDGWAGLHEEVDYSEKLKFSDDEDDHPSSAGKNKWVDWAPQRERQPSVSSGEGPYGRESPEVEPPSSRRTNGWCPPAETQVQPKAGVAGGVGVARRRESVEEREDQRQAPRGRLGSWEVSEAVERARRRREEEERRAREERLAACAEKLKKLDEKFGKGERPARPDSKEPPLSPGQNPSRPGSEGWQQGAKEVCGGAPDQYPGPEYSEGEAAGAGYRGSGGAEGTPPSPEYGKFQKPLPPRFQKQQQQDQLYKMPQWQHPAHPQRGYYPPQMLGFDPRWMMMPPYMDPRLTQGRPPVDYYPSAMHSAGLMKLDNPNSPDSASDEGCHPSMHQERRAPSTEPYPLWEQEGGYPQGQGRSFTPPYQRQEEGRDSGRSDSRGERPRSQDSYEEREEEEYRDAKSPPPQGYHVRNLNGSPPQNRESPDSAHSPARQIWGLPSNPDTTKPDPRELGYHGNCTDSGSRAELFESSGKDRDGPDLWRNEGSQKKDSGIQPQWSDTGATRAAGRPAESGTRPPTRRSGPIKKPVLKALKVEDKENEKPKAEAEERPVPYRLVEKEPPLDAYDLKKDSVLPSKPPAVPAEDRALAPPRGERCDSPADDALREAPPRESRGSWDPPAPRRNNWIFIDEEQAFGGSRVAARGRGRGFREFGVRGGGRGGRGGYGTGGRGRGMREVARPEDALRGKPRRRNVSETLSEASEYEELPKRRRQRASELPETVPPAAPRKPDSRDSWRSNKVYTDHQGGAAETRDKARAGRVFGRSLPPRLTNASTGYGRGFGSRDTPAWRGRGVQFGGGPVQENGLSAGAEGFYRRSTERYSPAFLENGLEERGGEGELYPDSDTPDSRPLRRRRPPRQDKPPRFRRQRPDREERSAGDTSMPWPVRPHSGGRPYDSPDGWDSVSESSARGAGGGAYGETPPDLAHGEPGSGERKELAKRSFSSQRPLVDRQSRRGDPVPADSPVTGMPAGRSEGWQRTAPPRGARTPEEADAGLSSGSTYGLSETEDCAPGVLGEPLGKRTEKEPKPGLLKGEQLEPLSQYERNGYLLEGGPGAPVLGSEGLSDALSKKQRRQQEEERRKNEQQGAPLPAKNRVISSKMPPRFAKRQGSVSLEQPEEALSSSTLGTEIWETSTAALAVQSPGVDSWTKSVTYPAADPNAEVFKGSQTDSGIDLSAESQGSSASSSQRSSPYGTLKPDDAPKDLPPKSVDKKDSDAGLDQNKEHKPGPIGNERSLKQRKGSEGVESPIAPGSGVDSVIPVPPIEFGVSSKDADFSLPPGSAPMPVSNPVSKLQDALAGNAIPILRRDHLHPAISLTPISFPSTDLTLKMESARKAWENSQSLPEQGSPGAAVSGTQPPCSAGSSSGVSYSSFGGVSMAPMPVASVAPSVSMPGNHIPPLYLDGHVFPSQPRLVQPTMTQQSYQQVPISLHTSLQAQAQLGLRGGPVSQSQDMFNSMPPFRSQVYMHPNLSQPSPMVLSGAGPLKGPYSAFPGMQHSDLVKPQSGSHYQAMGSSQPLVYDGQMSQAAGMGTSQLMDSQLIQVTMPLPGSQLRYGSAQQHLILPQSIQLQQGQNLPVGAPRRVLPPASQPPVMAGHRETSQMEMKGFQFADKPAHSPGSAPNPNSYSTSALKVVSPPPVPPQAWIHQSQWEALCTKTLPPAGGPPTGQHDDAHASPHLQPIPQPHSAPRPSGQQASHHLQLRTAPFHPPLRP from the exons ATGTCAGATCGTTTGGGGCAAATAAACAAGACAAAGGATGGGAAAGGCAGGTACTCCTCCCTCAGCCTGTTTGACAAGTACAGAGGAAAGACAGTAGAAACCCAGAAAAGTGCAG TTGTTACCCGTCATGGCCTGCAGAGTCTCGGTAAAGTGGCCACAGCCCGGCGTatcccccccccagctcaccTGCCAAGCCTGAAGTCCGAGAACAAAGGAAACGATCCCAACGTCATTATCGTGCCCAAAGACGGAACAGGATGGGCAAACAAGCAGGAGCAGCCGGACCAAaagag TTCCATTGTGTCGAGCGCACCGCTGCTGGAGTTGCAGCTGCAGCCGGCTTTGCAGAAGTCTGTCTCCAATCTGCAGAAACCAACCCCACTCATCAGCCAGGAG AGTGCCGCAGTAAGCGGGCCAAAACAATGGGCTCGGCTGAATGGGCAGCCAGGAGAACTGGacg GTCTCAAGGCCTCAAACAGGCTGCAGCCTTTCTCACACGAGGAGTTTCCAACGCTGAAGGCTGCAGGGGAGCAGGACAAGGCTGGCAGGGACAGAAGCGGCTTCGATCCGTCGTATGGGCCCGGACCAAGCCTCCGCCCCCAGA ATGTGTCgagctggagggaggggggtgggcggAACCTGCAGCCCATGGGGGAGGCTGAGGGCACGAGCTCGGGGCAGGGTGAGAACGGGACCCCTGCTGCAGCCTCCACCCCCTctgtccccaccccctctgtccccgccccctcctcctcttcctcctccccccctgcGGTCACTGCAGccgctcctccagctccagacACCAAGGACTCCGCCCtccgccccgccctgcccctcCGCAGGGGCGTGGCCATCGTGCCGCAGTTCCTCGGCCAGCCACACCACGCCACGCCCGTCTACCACGACATGCTGCCCGCCTTC ATGTGCCCGAAAGAGCCGCAGGGCGCCCCCTCGTCGGAGCGTGGCCCCGCTGTGGTGGCTCCGGTCCGTTTCGAGGCCCGGCCCGTCAGGCAGGAGCCGCCGAGAGACACTCGCTTCGCCCCCGCAGCACCCCGCCCCTCACCCCGCCCCATCCGTCGCCCTGGCGACCGCGCCCCCCGACCCGCCATCATCAACCCCGAGGATCTGAAGGACCTGGACGACCTGGACCACGACTGTGAGGACGGCTGGGCAG GCCTGCATGAGGAGGTGGATTACAGTGAGAAACTCAAGTTCAGTGATGATGAGGACGACCACCCCTCCTCCGCAGGCAAAAATAAGTG GGTTGATTGGGCGCCGCAGCGGGAGCGGCAGCCGTCTGTCAGCTCGGGGGAGGGGCCGTATGGCCGGGAGTCTCCGGAGGTGGAGCCCCCTTCCTCCCGGAGGACCAACGGCTGGTGCCCCCCTGCCGAGACGCAG GTGCAGCCGAAAGCGGGGGTGGCGGGCGGCGTGGGCGTGGCCCGGCGCCGGGAGTCGGTGGAGGAGCGGGAGGACCAGCGGCAGGCCCCGCGGGGGCGGCTGGGCTCGTGGGAGGTGTCGGAGGCGGTGGAGCGCGCTCGGAGGCGccgtgaggaggaggagaggcgtGCCCGTGAGGAACGGCTGGCCGCCTGCGCCGAGAAGCTCAAGAAGCTGGACGAGAAATTCGGCAAGGGCGAGAGACCCGCCCGCCCCGACAGCAAGGAGCCGCCCCTCTCGCCGGGACAGAACCCCTCCCGGCCCGGCTCCGAGGGGTGGCAGCAGGGAGCCAAAG AGGTTTGTGGCGGGGCGCCGGATCAGTACCCCGGCCCGGAATACAGCGAGGGTGAGGCGGCTGGCGCGGGTTACCGCGGGAGCGGCGGGGCCGAGGGCACGCCCCCGTCCCCAGAGTACGGAAAGTTCCAGAAGCCTCTGCCTCCCCGCTtccagaagcagcagcagcag gaTCAGCTGTATAAGATGCCTCAGTGGCAGCACCCCGCCCACCCCCAGCGGGGGTACTACCCTCCCCAGATGCTGGGCTTCGACCCCCGCTGGATGATGATGCCGCCCTACATGGACCCCCGCCTGACCCAGGGGCGCCCCCCTGTGGACTACTACCCCTCGGCAATGCACTCTGCAG GACTGATGAAGCTGGATAACCCGAACAGCCCCGACTCCGCCTCGGATGAGGGCTgccatcccagcatgcaccaggAGAGGAGGGCTCCTTCCACAGAGCCCTACCCCCTgtgggagcaggaggggggCTACCCCCAGGGACAGGGGCGCAGCTTCACCCCGCCCTaccagaggcaggaggagggcaGAGACAGCGGCCGCTCCGACAGCAG gggtgaGAGGCCACGCTCCCAGGACTCatatgaggagagagaggaggaggagtacagAGACGCcaaatccccccctccccagggcTATCATGTGAGGAATCTCAATGGGTCTCCTCCCCAAAACAGGGAGTCCCCCGACAGCGCTCACTCACCCGCGAGACAAATCTGGGGCCTGCCCAGCAACCCGGACACCACAAAGCCAGACCCCAGAGAGCTGGGTTACCATGGAAACTGCACTGACAGCGGGTCTCGGGCAGAGCTGTTTGAAAGCTCTGGGAAAGACCGGGATGGGCCGGACCTCTGGAGGAACGAGGGGTCCCAGAAGAAGGATTCGGGGATCCAGCCGCAGTGGTCCGACACGGGGGCCACCCGCGCGGCCGGCCGGCCAGCTGAATCCGGCACCAGACCCCCAACGAGGAGGAGCGGGCCCATCAAGAAGCCGGTGCTGAAGGCACTGAAGGTGGAGGACAAGGAGAACGAGAAGCCGAAAGCGGAGGCGGAGGAGCGGCCTGTGCCCTACCGCCTGGTGGAGAAGGAGCCTCCGCTCGATGCGTACGACCTGAAGAAGGACAGCGTCCTGCCCAGCAAGCCCCCCGCCGTCCCGGCCGAAGACAGAGCCCTCGCCCCTCCGCGGGGGGAGAGGTGCGACAGTCCCGCCGACGACGCCCTCAGGGAGGCCCCGCCCAGAGAGAGCCGGGGCAGCTGGGACCCCCCTGCCCCGCGCCGAAACAACTGGATCTTCATTGACGAAGAGCAGGCGTTTGGCGGGAGCCGGGTGGCGGCCCGCGGCCGGGGGAGGGGCTTCAGGGAGTTCGGCGTGCGGGGTGgcgggagaggggggcggggcgggtACGGcacgggggggcgggggcggggcatGAGGGAGGTGGCCCGGCCCGAGGACGCTCTCAGGGGTAAACCACGGCGGCGCAACGTCAGTGAGACGCTGAGCGAGGCGTCTGAGTATGAGGAGCTGCCTAAACGCCGGCGGCAGAGAGCCAGCGAGCTCCCTGAAACTGTCCCGCCCGCCGCACCCCGCAAGCCCGACAGCAGGGACTCGTGGAGGTCCAACAAGGTGTACACTGACCACCAGGGAGGCGCTGCCGAGACCCGAGACAAGGCTCGCGCTGGCCGGGTCTTCGGGCGCTCTCTGCCCCCACGCCTCACCAACGCCAGCACGGGGTACGGCCGGGGGTTCGGCAGCCGGGACACGCCCGcatggaggggcagaggggtgcAGTTTGGGGGTGGGCCCGTGCAGGAGAATGGGCTCAGCGCGGGGGCGGAGGGGTTCTACAGACGGTCGACAGAGAGGTACAGCCCTGCCTTCCTGGAGAACGGGCTGGAGGagcgggggggtgagggagagctGTATCCTGACAGCGACACCCCCGACAGCCGGCCCCTGCGCCGCCGCCGCCCTCCCCGGCAGGACAAGCCCCCCCGATTCCGCCGGCAGCGGCCGGACCGGGAGGAGCGTTCCGCAGGGGACACATCTATGCCCTGGCCCGTTCGCCCCCACTCCGGGGGGAGGCCCTACGACTCGCCTGATGGCTGGGACAGCGTTTCGGAGAGCTCGGCGAGGGGCGCGGGGGGTGGGGCGTACGGGGAGACGCCCCCAGACCTCGCGCATGGCGAGCCGGGCTCCGGGGAAAGGAAGGAACTGGCAAAGCGCAGCTTCTCCAgccagcgccccctggtggaccGGCAGAGCCGCAGAGGGGATCCTGTCCCCGCTGACAGCCCGGTGACGGGGATGCCGGCCGGCAGGAGCGAGGGCTGGCAGAGGACAGCGCCCCCTAGAGGCGCCAG GACTCCCGAGGAGGCTGATGCAGGGCTGAGTTCGGGTTCGACCTACGGCCTGTCGGAGACTGAAGACTGCGCCCCCGGTGTCCTGGGGGAGCCTTTAGGGAAGAGGACGGAGAAGGAGCCCAAACCCGGGCTTCTGAAAGGGGAGCAGCTCGAACCCCTGTCCCAGTACGAGCGGAACGGGTACCTGT tggAGGGGGGGCCAGGAGCCCCTGTGCTGGGGTCGGAGGGGCTCTCAGACGCCCTGTCCAAAAAGCAGCGGaggcagcaggaagaggagcgCCGAAAAAAtgagcagcagggggcgccg TTACCTGCCAAAAACCGGGTGATCTCCTCAAAGATGCCTCCACGTTTCGCCAAGAGGCAGGGCAGCGTTTCCCTGGAGCAGCCAGAGGAGGCGCTGTCCTCCAGCACCCTGGGCACTGAGATCTGGGAGACcagcacagcag CTCTGGCAGTGCAGTCCCCGGGCGTAGACTCCTGGACAAAGTCAGTGACGTACCCTGCAGCTGACCCTAACGCAGAG GTGTTTAAGGGGAGTCAGACGGACAGTGGTATTGACCTGAGTGCTGAGTCTCAGGGCTCCTCCGCCAGCTCCTCCCAGAGGAGCTCCCCCTACGGCACCCTGAAACCCGACGACGCACCCAAAGACCTGCCGCCCAAGAGCGTGGACAAGAAG GATTCGGATGCCGGTCTGGACCAGAACAAAGAGCACAAGCCGGGTCCGATCGGGAACGAGCGCTCTCTGAAACAGCGCAAGGGGTCAGAGGGCGTGGAGAGCCCCATTGCCCCGGGCAGCGGCGTGGACAGCGTCATCCCTGTCCCGCCCATCGAGTTTGGCGTCAGCTCCAAGGATGCCGACTTCAGCCTGCCCCCTGGCTCCGCCCCCATGCCAGTCTCGAACCCGGTCAGCAAGCTGCAGGATGCTCTGGCAGGCAAC GCCATTCCCATCCTGAGGCGAGATCATCTGCATCCTGCCATCAGCCTCACCCCCATCTCCTTCCCCAGCACCGACCTCACGCTCAAG ATGGAGTCGGCGCGGAAGGCCTGGGAGAACTCGCAGTCCCTCCCAGAGCAGGGCTCCCCAGGGGCCGCAGTTTCGGGGACCCAGCCCCCCTGCAGCGCCGGGTCCTCCAGCGGCGTCAGCTACAGCTCCTTCGGGGGCGTGTCCATGGCCCCCATGCCCGTGGCGTCGGTCGCCCCGTCCGTCTCCATGCCAG GTAACCACATCCCTCCTCTGTACCTGGACGGGCATGTGTTTCCCAGCCAGCCACGCCTGGTGCAGCCCACCATGACTCAGCAGAGCTACCAGCAG GTCCCCATCTCCCTGCACACCTCTCTGCAGGCTCAGGCTCAGCTGGGCCTGCGGGGGGGGCCCGTCTCCCAGTCCCAGGACATGTTCAACTCTATGCCCCCTTTCAG GTCCCAGGTGTACATGCACCCGAACCTGTCTCAGCCGAGCCCCATGGTGCTGTCAGGGGCCGGGCCCCTGAAGGGCCCGTACTCGGCCTTCCCCGGGATGCAGCACTCGGACCTGGTGAAGCCCCAGTCCGGCTCACACTACCAGGCCATGGGCAGCAGCCAGCCCCTGGTGTACGACGGCCAGATGAGCCAGGCTGCGGGCATGGGCACCTCCCAGCTCATGGACTCCCAGCTCATCCAG GTGACCATGCCCCTTCCGGGTTCACAGCTGCGGTACGGCTCGGCCCAGCAGCACCTCATCCTCCCTCAGTccatccagctgcagcagggccaGAACCTGCCCGTCGGCGCCCCCCGCAGGGTGCTCCCACCCGCCTCCCAGCCCCCGGTCATGGCGGGACACAGGGAG ACTTCCCAGATGGAAATGAAGGGCTTCCAGTTTGCAGATAAACCTGCTCACTCACCAGGCTCCGCCCCCAACCCAAACTCTTACAG TACAAGTGCACTAAAGGTCGTCTCCCCTCCCCCGGTCCCTCCCCAGGCCTGGATCCACCAGTCCCAGTGGGAAGCCCTCTGCACCAAGACACTACCCCCAGCAG GTGGCCCCCCCACAGGGCAGCATGATGATGCACATGCGtccccccacctccagcccATTCCCCAACCCCATTCAGCGCCCCGTCCTTCAGGTCAGCAAGCCAGTCACCATCTGCAGCTCCGAACcgcccccttccacccccccctgCGCCCCTGA